In Ammospiza caudacuta isolate bAmmCau1 chromosome 2, bAmmCau1.pri, whole genome shotgun sequence, a genomic segment contains:
- the SLN gene encoding sarcolipin, with the protein MELSTREICLNFMVVLVTVILMWLLVKSYQD; encoded by the coding sequence ATGGAACTTTCCACGCGAGAAATTTGCCTCAACTTCATGGTTGTCCTGGTTACTGTAATCCTCATGTGGCTCCTTGTGAAGTCTTACCAGGATTGA